The following nucleotide sequence is from Podospora bellae-mahoneyi strain CBS 112042 chromosome 1 map unlocalized CBS112042p_1, whole genome shotgun sequence.
CGGCACTCTCCCTCATCTGGCTCTCAGTCATGGCCGCGGCCGTGTCAACCTTTCAGTGGTTCTTTTGGGGCTACTCTCTCACCTTTTCACATTCCGCTGGGCCCTTCATTGGGGACCTCTCCAACTTTGGCTTCCGAAACGTCCTCGCCCATCCCTCCGTTGCCTCGAGCCGCATCCCCGATTTGCTTTTTGCTGTTTACCAAGGGATGTTCTCAGCTATTACCATCGCCCTGGCCACCGGAGCCGTAGCAGAGCGCGGGAGGATGCTTCCATGTGTTATATTCATGTTTTTGTGGCTCACTGTTGTGTATGATGCCGTTGCTTGCTGGACTTGGAATCCATCGGGCTGGTCCAACAAGATGGGTGGGTTGGACTTTGCAGGTGGGACACCGGTTCACATTGCCTCTGGAGCGGCCGCGTTGGCGTATAGTATGATGCTtggaaagaggaggggtCATGGCACCCACGAGTTGAACTACCGGCCGCACAATGTGACGCATATTGTCATCGGAACAGTTTTCctgtgggttgggtggtttggtttCAATGCTGGGTCTGCGCTGGCCGCGAACATGAGGGCTATTATGGCGGCCGTGGTGACCAACTTGAGCGCTTGTGTGGGTGGGATTACGTGGTGTGTGTTGGATTACAGGCTGGAGAGGAAGTGGTCGACGGTTGGATTTTGCTCgggggttgtggctgggttggtggctATTACACCTGGTTCTGGTAGGTCCCCTTTATCCACCTCACCTTTTTGTGAAGTTGTGGctaacaacatcaacaggtTACGTCCCAGTCTGGGCCGCCGTACCATGCGGCATCATGGGCGCCTCTTTTGCCAACTACGCCACCAAGCTCAAGTTCCTTCTCCGCATTGACGACGCTCTCGATATCTTTGCTGTTCACGGCATCGGTGGTCTCGTCGGCAACATTTGCACCGCTTTCTTCGctaccaacaccatcacccgcCTCGACGGTGTCTCCTCTATCAAGGGTGGCTGGCTCGATCACAATTGGATCCAGCTCCCTATTCAGCTTGCCGACTCTTTTGCCGGCGGTGCCTATTCTTTCGTTTTGACCTGTGCTATCCTCTTCATTCTTAACCTCATCCCTGGGCTCCATCTCCGCGCAAGTGAAGAGAGCGAGATCCTCGGTATTGATGACGCCGAAATCGGCGAGTTTGCCTACGACTATGTTGAGCTGACCAGAGAAGTCCTCAATGACGTCGAGGGTGACAACATGAGCTCTTACAGCGCTGAGCAGCCTATTcaccaagggcaaggacGATATGGTGTTGCTATCTCGAGCGGGATGCCGAGGGAGAAGATTGTGAACATGAGCATGCCGTTGACGAACCACAGGATGTATGGACAAGGGTCGGCTGATCATGCTCAATAGTTGTGGGTTGACGGTTGAGGACTTTTTGGATATCAATCCTTGACGGGGAGAGGAGTACTTGTTTTGTTGTGCGATCTAGACCGGTTTCTTTCTTGTGTCTTCTATATCTTCTAtgttacacacacacacacacacacacacacacacatatatatatatatatacctcGGTAGGGAAGCAGGAGTTTGGGCATCTCACTGGTTGGAATTTTGGGAAAACAAAGCGATGGATGTTTTTTATGTATTAGGGAGATGGACCATGATGGATTGATGGAACTCATGTGTATTTTTCAGCAGAGTTGAGGATCAAAGGCAATAAAGAACATAACATTAATATCTTCATCTTGATATTGCATTTCGGGATCTGTTCCGTCTCTAGGTACCTTTCTTCCTCGAGTCCCTGTGTCAAAATGAGGGCCCGCCAACCACCCGGAAGCATGCCACCACCCTTCTGTTGCCAGGAACGCGAGGAAGCTCTTTCCGCCTCATCGCGCAGGCAGCTCTCACCTGCTAGCTGAGAACACCCGGGGTCCCTTTGTGGCAAGAGGCCAACCCCAGGTGAACTTTCGCCGACGGACAGCTGACCTGCCTGCCTGAGCAGCTTGCTCGCCATACCCTGGGGTTCCTCATGAGACAGAGGCCAACCCCCAGGTAAGATCTTGCCCGTTGGCAATCAACGATAAACGAGGAAAAATACGAATGAAAATGGAAGGTGAATGTACCAAGCTGTCAGAGTCGAAACGATGAAAATAAAAGGCAAGTAGGTGATGGATGATTAGgggtttatatatatatatatatataggtACGCAGCAGCAGACAGCCGAAGAAAGTCTTTGTCCCACCCAAGTGTGGACgtcagcaaaaaaaaaaaaaaattactgCTGTCTCCGGCGgctctccccccttcctctccacttCCATGATCAAAACTGGCCGGTCATA
It contains:
- the AMT1 gene encoding ammonium transporter Amt1 (COG:P; EggNog:ENOG503NVB7), whose amino-acid sequence is MAANTNNQELSNLPYIPLEPFTGTDPAGGDALVEDLNVWYQAGDISFMIMSTAFVLLMIPGVGFFYSGLARRKSALSLIWLSVMAAAVSTFQWFFWGYSLTFSHSAGPFIGDLSNFGFRNVLAHPSVASSRIPDLLFAVYQGMFSAITIALATGAVAERGRMLPCVIFMFLWLTVVYDAVACWTWNPSGWSNKMGGLDFAGGTPVHIASGAAALAYSMMLGKRRGHGTHELNYRPHNVTHIVIGTVFLWVGWFGFNAGSALAANMRAIMAAVVTNLSACVGGITWCVLDYRLERKWSTVGFCSGVVAGLVAITPGSGYVPVWAAVPCGIMGASFANYATKLKFLLRIDDALDIFAVHGIGGLVGNICTAFFATNTITRLDGVSSIKGGWLDHNWIQLPIQLADSFAGGAYSFVLTCAILFILNLIPGLHLRASEESEILGIDDAEIGEFAYDYVELTREVLNDVEGDNMSSYSAEQPIHQGQGRYGVAISSGMPREKIVNMSMPLTNHRMYGQGSADHAQ